TCATCGAAGCAGCCCCAAGCGCCGCATTTCACGAGTCCAATGAATATCCGACCCATTGACTTTACGTCAATAccctagagagagagaaaaaagagaaaggatcgTTACAAAAAGAGCCCTCTATCCTTCCTCCGTGCCAACCTCGTCGCAGTTGAAGACGAGCACTTGACGACCGAACAATCCTCCCAACGCCTTCACCGACTCCGTCTTTCCCGTTCCGGCCGGACCGTAGGGATTTCCTCCCAAGCCCATGTGCATGCCCTGCGTCAGTGTCAAATAGCACTTATCCGTCAGAGGCGTGTGGACGAGCTTCGGCGCATTGCCCTGGTACTCGAACGTGTAGAAAAACTCGGCATCGCACATTCTCAATAAACAAGTTTCTGAAAAACAGAAACGCCGGTAAGATAGGTGCCACGTGTGCTCAATGATAAAATTACCCTTGCTTTTGTCCGCGTAGAATCGCAACTGTTTCTGCCACGTCCACTCGTCCACCGACTTCGTTTCGCTGCTTATGAGCTtctgaacgacgtcgatgttaTGAACGGTGTCAAGAATCAAcgccttcaacttcaactcGAGCACGACTGTTGCAGCGTCTCGATCGCCCGAAGACGAACTGACGTCCGTCGTCGTGTAATTCTCCAACTGACCTTCCATTTCAATTTGAAATTCGGCGAGACTTCGTCCTCGAATAGCCGCTTCGCAACGTTCGGTAAACTGTATCCCTTCGGCTAAGCAGAGAATCTAAGAACACACAATAAAATATCTCATATGCGAGATCTCAATGTCTTATTTCTACCTGAGACGGAAAATCTGCCGGATTCACAGCGTTGCCTCGTTTTCCGGCTGATAAACACTCAAAAAGCATCTCCTTCAAAGTATCCTTCATTTCGTCGGCCAACAGCTGCAGCCAGACTTCCACTTCGGTCGTTATGACGACTGGGCGCTTCAAAGGAACAACCTCGCCTTCCTGAATAATCATATTGGCTAAACCTAAACCTAAAATCTCCTAGTTTGTTTTCGTACGAGGCTCTTCATTGCGACAATGTGCGCGTGCTCTtgatcgaattcgacgctGTGAATGCCGGCAAACAGCTTCTTCAAGTGCGATTGTATGACAGCGGGATTTGTTGCTTGACCCAATATCTCGAGTAGATCGTCGTCAccaataaaataaaatcgaGGAAACGCCGATCTTTTCTCCTAAATTCCAACGAAAAAATATTTGCCTGTATAAATGAACTCGGGGGGCCACTGACTTCAAGAAATTCGTTCAACGACTTTTGACATCGTTGCAATTGATCGAGCAACTGAATCAGCACGTTTCTCAGCCCGGgtcgagcgacgagcgacAGAACGCGATTGTCCTTGGCGATGTCGATCATTATCAaacgaaagtcgtcgtcgacgcgacgaaagcgacccTGTTCCCGAGGCAGGGCCCCTCGGCCGAAAATCGGCTCCAAGTAGACCCACTTTCGCTGAATTTGATTCAGATTGTGCAGGTACTCGTCCAAATCGGCGAGCTTCGATTCCCAAAGCGACGCTTTGTCAGCGAAGCCTTTGTAGTAGGGCGAGTCTTTGAGCGTTTGCAAAAGACACTGATTGTCTCCCACCTAAGAAAGAATTTATAACGACcatttcatttatttataatccctttaaaaattaatttgattacTGTACCTGGTTAACGAGATCGCGCCAGTCCTTTATCAGTTTCAAAGTTTTCGCGTTTGTATCCGAATAGTCTGTAAGCGTGAAGACGGTGCCGGCTCCCCACATGTCCAGCTCGCGGAGTGCATCTCGGATGGATACCTCTCCCTGCGCTCTACTATTCAATTCCTAGAAGCGGCGATAGATTTTTTGATATTCGTATAGACGGCGTTAAATGATactttaatttcgctgctCTTCGCCACGATTACGTCGGAGACGGAAAGAATGTCGGAAAAGGCTAACTTGTCAAGAGATGTGCCCCTGGGCAGGCCAACCAGGTGAAATAACTCCATCCAATGCTCGGGAGAGAGTACGTCGCCTCGGACGTACTTGAGAAGAGGTGCGAGCTCCTGCAAAGCAAGAAtcatagaatcaaaaatgaaaacataGGTGAACTCACTTgaaatttttcgacgtctctCGTCAGTCTCACTGTCATAGTCGTCGGTTCTTTGGCTCTCATCTTTTCAAACCAGGACgcgagaaattcgtcaaatAGATAGGACTTCGTTctaaaacaagaaaaaatagacgCGCTTTTTTCGTTTGCTAATGAACTCGATTCCGTTTACCTAAACGATATCCAATCCTCTTTGGTCATCTCTTCGAGACCCGAGTGGAAATCTTCGAACATCTTCCACATCTCTTCGTGCTGCTCCAAGTCGCTGCGAATCTCTTCGGCCAACGAAAAGTCCGGCTTTGTCATGCCGAAATGCATACACTCGGctctaaagaaaacgctTCCACGCGGGGAAACAGCAGAACGCGGTTCCCCTCCTTACTCGATGCTCTTCATCGTCTCCTGAAGTTCGTCGAATTCAGCGCGTCTCTCTTTGAGCGAAACGACCGAGTCCTGCAGTGCCTTGTCATCTCGatccaaatcgacgtctttcggcTTGAGCTGATGCCATCTAGCCGAAAACTTCTCCATGTTCTGATGAAAAGCGTTTACTTTAGACTCCACTCCAGCCTTCATGGAATCGACCTAAAGGCACTAGGTGAGTGAAAGCAATTCCTTTCGAGAAACGGTCCGTACCTGCTCCCTGACCATCATTTCGTGCGACTCCAACATCAATTCGAATTTATCCCAGCGAGTGTGCAGCTGAGCTAGCTGCTCCGATCCGCCCCCGGCAACAGATCGAAGCAACTTGTTCTTCATCTCGGCTCTTTCGAACAACGGCTTAATCTAGAACACCGTCATCAACAGCCAAAACACGAGATTCTCTTTCTACCTGCGGCCTTCTAGACGACAGTTCAGTGTGCAGCTGATTTGCCTTTCCTATCTCTTCGACGCTTTGCGGACGCGTCGagagatcgtcgacggcacccGAAAGAAAAGTATCAATCGATTGAACGTTTAGCGTTATCGAACGAcgcaacgacgacagcaGAGAGTCGTAGAGTCGTTGGATGTGATCGTCAATCGTCGCCTTTACAGGAAcggtcgaaacgacgacgcaatCCACTTTGATagaactaaaaaagaaagaatgtcGACTGTCAGGTTGGAAACAAGGGCATTATTAGAAGGCCGACGTTTCTTTATTAACAGTCTAATGATTTAGCATCCTTTCCCTTACGGAGTCTCCATATGGAATGCGTAGAGCTCCAGTACACACAAGATGCAGACTAACGTTCTGCAGACGGACCTCTCTTTTTTACCTTGGAAGTTTCTCTGCCTCTCTTCCTTTGGCCTTTAGCTCCCTGAAATTCTTTTCCCAATCCTGTACCGTTTCCAGCTGTTCGTCGACCAACGCTTCCAAATCGATTTGGCCCAGGATGACCCAGTCTCGAAATATGTCCAACGCGGCaacgagtcgacgaaacAGCGCCTCGGCTTTGCGATAGACGGCATGAAACGACTTGGCATTCCGATCGACCATCGCAGAAAatatcgtcgacgttgccgaGCCGCTTTTTTGACTGATGACCGAGACTCCGTTGAAGTGAAAAGGAATGCACAtgaactttttcatttctcgGTAATATTtcgctttgatttcttcaAAAGGAGGACGAAATTGCAAGCGCTGTTGCCTAACGAAAAATGAAGCATGTCAGGAATACAACGAGTAATCGTTAAAAAAAcgtcaagacaattttaaaaaatcgtcaagacaatttaaaaatcgtcaagacaatttttaaaatcgtcaagacaatttttaaaatcgtcaagacaatttttaaaaatcgttaTTAAAAATCAATGGGGACGGTCTTACTCTTCAGTATCACTACAGTCCTTAAAAATCAATGGGGACGGAATTATTCTTTTCTGTAGACGAATTTATAACGAAATTTGTCTTTAGATATACAATTTTTATCTAATACAGTCGGTATTAGTACCGTTCAAAAGTTTTGATCAAAATCGGaagtggggcccctttcgcgTAGTTTGACCGTTCAAAGGGGCGTTAAAaggtcaaaaaacgcgtctctttcacgtaaaattttttttaaaatttaaaaaggttacgacacttgatacaaaccacacggaagacggtgctatggaggtttatccggtatCAGAGGTATCTCACAGGCGCAGCGGAGCTATTGGACTAGGAAGGCCGGAGCCCTTGTCGGGTGAGGAGAATGACCGACCACCGGGCCATGATGGTCAAACccttggggagagtttccaactcccttctatcctagccaagAGCTCATGCTCCTGCTACTGATAGGTATATGGAAATGCTGGGTATATATACAACAACGCTGCTGGGGTCACTTCAACTGCAGCTTTTCACCATAAAAGTGCGCTGATTGAACCAAAACCACTCTTAATCAGCCGCAAATGCGTTTCTGACCCCACAAACAAAACGAATTTTGTGAAAAATCAATCGAAAACGCGAAAGATCGACAATTAAACGCGTGCAACGTACGCAGggcacgccctgtcacgctacatatgacgtcagttgtaACGCATGACAAAACGCTTCATACGAGCAAGAAGAGGCGAAGAATTGGCCGCAAAGGGCATTGGGAGTCTACTCTAAAGACATTTTATCGCTCTTTGGAGGCAAAAAGCGAACGGATGCTTAGTAACGACAATAagcttggtcagcaaaatctaGGTGATACATGCCGGGCTACATGCCGCCTCTATAACGTACGGGCATCGCggaacgtgcgctacactGACAGTACTGGCGCGCCGTGCGCTATTTTCAGTCGTTCCTTAAAtcgtcaagacaatttttaaaatcaTCAAGACAActttaaaaatcgtcaagacaaATTTTAAACAtcgtcaagacaattttaaaaaatcgtcaagacaattttaaaaaatctaTGATAAAAACGTCCCGTACTGTGCACGTTACACGGGATAAAATGATGTGGCATCTCATCTACGTTGAAAAAGACGCGGTGTAGCCGTCTCCTCTGcagtaattattgcaagcgGACGGCCAACTATTCTGcagtaattattgcaagGGACAGGCCGtcataacgttttagtagtatgggtcggcgataggcgagtGGGGACCCCACCAACccatgtgggcagaaccctgggAAGTAGTCATCGACTTTTTCACTTACTGGAAAACGACTTCCACTTTAATTTCCGGGAGATTTTCATTCAGAGTTTCGAGGCCCATCTGATATTGGTGTTCTAGAGCTTTGTACAGCTGATGATCCCAGTGACTCTTCCACAGTTTCATGCAGGAAGGATCAAATCCCTGAAGAAAAGCATTACTCTACCAATAGCGCCGATGCCCCCTGCCATGTACAGTACCTGCTGAACCAACGAGGCCATTATTTGCCTTATATCCAAAAGAATGTCTTTCCACTTCTGCTTCTGTCTCAACAAGTCGATGTTCATCAATTGAACGACCTTGTCGCCAATGACTGCGTGACACTTCCTCAACCGTCGATTTTCCGTCATCAATTTGTCGGCGACGGCCTGCAGACGACCGATGTATCGTTCCAATTCCTGCGGATCGTCCCACGTGATTTGTACTCGATCGCCTTTATCAACGGCCCCCTCCTTCGGATTTCTTATAACTGCTTCGAACGCCTTGGCCGAGTCGATCATCATTGGCTGCTGACTGACGATCATCTGCTGATCGATAGTGTTATAGAAGTGAGCAACCTGTCATGGAACGAATCAAAGTCGTCGGTGAGACAACGAAAAGCACGGCACCTGCTTCAGTATGATCCCGTGTTTCTGAAATTTGCTCGCCGTATTTGCAGTGTGCTGTATCTTCGCCGGAATCGTGAATCCCAAAGCGGCAAGCTGGCGCACTTCCCTCACCAACGTAACCAACCGGTCACTGTAGAAGACGCGCAGCTTTCGATCCTTGTGTCCCAATTCCATCAGTCGACCCGTCGTTTCCAGACTACACATAGAATACAGTTGTCCAAGTAGAAATAACTGCTATGAACTATCCTAGCTAAAAGGGGTCCTTCTAATCAACTCCGATGTCTGGAAACTACAGTGTTAGATAAAACTGCAAGGCAAACAAAGAAATGCGTCGTTTGACCAAAAAACGCGCCTCTTTCACGTAGAAGTATTTAAAAACAAGGGAGTGGTGATCATGACTAGGGAGGCGTGCTTTTGTATCACCCTTGATGCCGTTGGGCGACCACTAGGCCACCCTGGGGAAAGTTCAGCCAAGCTAGCCACGAGCTCTGACTCCTCTGCGCACGTCGGgtgtatatatgtatatatatgcatgCACGTAGTAACAAGAGTACATTTTGGTCAGCCTACCACAGGGTAGGGTGTGACAAAGGTTGGTGGTTCTAATTTCCCAGACGTGCCAGAGCGGCACCTTACCCCAATGGATCTTTCCTATTGTCGATGGCGGCTTGAGTGCTTCGCGACCAGTTGTCAAATTGGTCTCGCTGATAGGCGTCCAATTCGTCCTGCAATTCCAAAGCTTCTCGCCGAAAAGCTTTGAATCCAGCTAAGTCGTTCAAGAGCTGCTCCGCCGTTTCCAGAGTGTCCTTCACTTTCGCTTCCATTTGACGAGCAAACACGACGTTGTTAACGACGTCGGAGAGATTTTTGCCCTTTGCCGCAGATACGGAATCTCGGGTCTCGTTTGATGACAACGACGCAGCGCCACTTCCACTGTGAACAGAATAGTCGTCTCGCATGGACTTGACGTAAGCCGCCAGCTGACCCAGGAGCGTCTCTCTAAGAATGAACATGCATGAATTGAGAAAGTACGAGGATTTGACTACCTCTCTGACGCCAATTCCGTACTGATCTTTGGACGCTTGATAAGCTCCTTGAACCTTTGAAACTCTCGTAAAAGCTAAACAAATGCTACTAAACCAAAAATCTTTTTAATTGAACAAGCACTCTCTGAAACCTGATGAGCTGATGCCTTGATGTCGCGAAATTGTCTCCTCAGTTTTCCTGCAATTCGACTCTCCGCCGGAGCCATTAGTCGCTCATATTGGCTAACAGCCGCCGTCCAGAGAGGTTGCGTGTACGGATTATACTGCAAGGGATTCAAACCGGAAAAGGCCGAAAACGCCTCCGACGTACGCaactcgtcgctctcctgtGAACTAAGTAAACGTACCAAATGCTCGTGCACAGTTCGAAGCGTCGAAATCTACAGAAATAAGAATTGGGGCTTCTTTGGCGGCGTTTTTTATCGTGATCTCCTATGCATACTTCTTCGAGTCTTCGTCCAAACTGCTGCACTCCTTCAGCGGAGTATTTCTCCCCTTTCCACGGATGCGGTCCATAGCGCTTCCACATCTGCCCGGTCAACTGTTCCACGGCACTCGCCCATTTCTCGCAGACCATCTGCCCCATGGCCAACGATTCCTTCACGGCGTGATAGGGTCCACGCCAGAAGTCCAATTCGCCGAGCTGACGCTGCACGAAACAGCACAACGCACCGCCAACGACGTCCATCAGACGAACCATGCGTCGTTCGGGATAAGGCGGCTCGAAATCGGTCTGTTTCCACACTTCGTCGAGCGTGTCCTGCGTCActtcgacgagctcgacggcgtcgacgagcgctcgTTCGCCGACCGACGCAAAATCTTTAGCCATCGTTTGCAAGAGCTCGCGAAAGTGAGCggcgcgttcgcgcgcgtcCAACTTCGAACCGGAAACGGACGATTCGACCCAATAttgaaattcgtcgacgggcgtGAGAATGCCGCCCAAGCTCGCGTTCTCGTCCGCGACgcgagacgatttctttcccTGACGTCGAATGACGCTGCCCAAGCCGGCTTCCAATTCGCCGAGGAGATTCTGCAATTTTGGATCGAAATTGCGACTGTACGCGTCGTCTTGGAGAAGAAGCGGCGCGTAGACGCGACGCACCGCGTGAtagagcgacgacgccggcgaatcgtcgagcatcgacgaaacgaacaCGTTGCTATGTACGTTGTCAGGGGTGACGACCGTCGGACGaagtttgaagaagacgagaaggttcgcgtcgtcgacgacgcccgtTTCGTTCGGCGGGCGGATTTTGTTGCTCAAgccgatttttttcgcgccttcgcgtcgcgccgccAAGAGGGgaacgttgccgtcgtcgagaaaggaGTTGAgcgctgtcgacgtcgtcagatcgacgatcgacgcgtcgGCGCTGCTGACGCCGAAAtagtttgacgtcgttgcgagAACGAACGCTTTGCGCGAGTCGTCCGAcatgttttttctctcgggTTCTCAACGGAGACCCTGTTGGAAGCGAATGTGCTTATCAATAGTCTCTGGTAGCTCTTTAGTgtggagaaagagacgaagaagagcagaGCGATCCTCCTACAGTCTACAAGCGTAAACTCACCTCGTGCCTAATCATTACGGCACTCGTAACACTGGTCTACTCCAATATTGAATAATCGCAGGGAGACTAAACAAGTGTCTACAAAGTGTATGAAAATAAAAGAGTTTGAGGCAGGATTTAACTTTAACTTTTATAGCATGAAAATTTCGCGCTTTCTAATCCGGGCGAGATGCTAAGTGCGTTAACCCTTAGGAGATAGCGAGTTTCGTGCCGTTTCACGCAATGGAGGACCTTCAGATTCTAGCTAAAGCCTCCGCAGATCAAGTCGAGAAGGTACGTTGCAAACGCAGTGAGTCGGGGCTCCCATCGGTTCCTCGCAGCTTCTTCACGCCGTTTGCGACTCTCTTTGCGGACGAAAGGGCCCGAGATTCCAAGACTACAACCGAATAGTAAAAATAACCTCGTGGAATGGACTCCTAGCCGCTTGCGAGCAGCTCGtaaagacgtcgatttgtcTCAAACCTAAAGAGGCGAGTCTCCACTTCCAAGTCCGCGTACAAAGGGATAAGAGTTGAATCTGTGCAGCTTTCCGAGCACCTGACTATCCTGCCTGACGCTCATCGCGCCGTTGCCAGCAGTTGTCTATTAGCtagacgcgacgacgtggtCGGAGCATTGAAAAATGCCGTTGCCGGCATCAGTCAAGCGAGACTCAAAGACTTTGACTGGAACTTAAAGGTAGTCAGTCTTCAGCACCGCGGAGGTTCTTTTTTCCCCAGTGAGACTTTCTCCTGACAGTTGGTATTATCGAGTGACAAGATTGCCTCCGTTCAAGAGCCGCTCGTCGCTGTCGATTTGTCTGTGGAGGACGCGAACGAGGAAACGCGACACGTGTCGGTTGAGATGAGCAAGGAAGAGCTAAAGAGCATGATCACGTCTCTTGAAGCAGCCAACAAGGTAAAAATTTGttaacaaaaaaaagcacaGGGTGTAGACAATGTTTGATACCTGGGTTTTCTTAGGTGGTCCAACAACTGAAGGCCTAGTGACTACCCAAGTAGTGTACAGTGCGTTTTTACGTCCTTTATATCTGACTAACCTGATCGCTTCTTGCCTGTTACCAATTGTCTAAAAATCCGAATCCTGTCGCTTTggcctgaaaaaaatgagaatcTTCACCATACACGCGTGTACATCTCTATCTATGCATTCCCTTACGTCAGACTTCTCCGCAGAAGCAGCGCTGCCGTTGCTTTGTTTTGCTACTAGGGGGTCTTGTAcctcctccttttcctcctccttctctttcgacTCCATTATTTTCTGCTTCTCGTTATCTTCGTCAActtccggcggcgacgaagtgagcgccgccgccgctgtcgtcgtcgtcatcgtcgtttcgtcgtcgggaaTCGTCGCCATTTGAGCCGATCCGCGTCGTTGTCccgacgcggcggcggcggcggcggcggcgagaagtTCCTCGAGTCGACTCGCGACCGACGCCGATCGCGGTATTTCGTTCGGTTCGCTCGAAACGCCCTTTTCGTCCGACACCGAATCGCGCGATATCTCCGACGCGCGACTCGCTGgccgatcgtcgccgccgccgtcatcgtttttcgttcgtcgacgcgatcgtcgcggGCCCTTGTCGCGTTtcggcttcggcggcggcggcggcgtgctCTCGAAGCGGCCTCGCTCGCCCAAGTTGGCTAAGGAGAGCGCCGTTTGACTCTAATGAACGTTTGTTTAGACTTCACTACATCTACGCTTTTGGtgcttcgaaaaaaaaatatactGTACCTTTGTCTCCCAGCTGAAGTCGCCCGAGAATTCGTCTTTGTACGTGATCGATACCTAGGGGGAGGGGTTCTGTCGACGGCTAGATTTTAGTCTTTCTTGTCTCGCTCACGTCTCCGTCTTTGTAATGGACCACTTCTTCGCCCGATGACAATTTGAGGCGAGGAAATAGCGAAGTCCACTTCCGGCTACCTGATTCGCTCCCTTCGTTGCCCTTTCCCATGAAGTGCTCGTTGAGAAGggcgtcgcgttcgacggGAGACATCGCCGTCCAGCGGTCGCCGTGTTCGGAGGCAATTTGACGCGTTTCCGAGGCGATCTTTCGCGTGAGAGAGAGATTCGACGAACCGAAGTAGTCCATGAAGCGATCGTACGTTGACGAACTCATTCTTCGCTACAATCGAATGGACACAGCCACAGAGATTCCAGGGGGAGACTTTCGCACCAGGTGGGCGGACTATTCTTGTCTAGCACGCTACTCTAGGCGATGGGAAGGGGCAAACGTCTGGCAAGTAGACGTAAGCGAGGTCTCTCTGGGCAAAATCGACGCAAACGACGCGCCAAGCAGTCAGAAGAGCCCAGAACGAGGTGCCACGGCCCTATTCTGTCTGCTTCGTTTCTGATGGATGTGGTAGACCTGTTCATGCAGAGGTGGATGCCGCTGCACCCGTTGATGTATCGGTTGAAGAAAGTGCTTCTGTACGTTGACTACTTGGCTGAAGGATATTGACTGATTTGGCTTGCTGCTCCTTCATAAGGATGATACGGAAAGCGATGAAGAACCGACGGTCTATCAGCGATTGCTAGACTCACTGACCGTTCAGCCAACATTGGAGACGACAAAAGATAAAACGCTGTCAACTTCATCTGAAGAAGTACAGTGCAATGAGAGGTGCTATGACTGGATATAGATTTTCTTACCAGGATGAAGGCGAGGAGGTGGAATTGAAcgatgaaaagaaatcagaT
This sequence is a window from Oscarella lobularis chromosome 7, ooOscLobu1.1, whole genome shotgun sequence. Protein-coding genes within it:
- the LOC136188770 gene encoding COMM domain-containing protein 8-like, whose translation is MEDLQILAKASADQVEKLLHAVCDSLCGRKGPRFQDYNRIVKITSWNGLLAACEQLVKTSICLKPKELSEHLTILPDAHRAVASSCLLARRDDVVGALKNAVAGISQARLKDFDWNLKLVLSSDKIASVQEPLVAVDLSVEDANEETRHVSVEMSKEELKSMITSLEAANKVVQQLKA
- the LOC136188767 gene encoding uncharacterized protein C1orf198 homolog; this encodes MSSSTYDRFMDYFGSSNLSLTRKIASETRQIASEHGDRWTAMSPVERDALLNEHFMGKGNEGSESGSRKWTSLFPRLKLSSGEEVVHYKDGDVSITYKDEFSGDFSWETKSQTALSLANLGERGRFESTPPPPPKPKRDKGPRRSRRRTKNDDGGGDDRPASRASEISRDSVSDEKGVSSEPNEIPRSASVASRLEELLAAAAAAAASGQRRGSAQMATIPDDETTMTTTTAAAALTSSPPEVDEDNEKQKIMESKEKEEEKEEVQDPLVAKQSNGSAASAEKSDAKATGFGFLDNW